Below is a window of Paramagnetospirillum magneticum AMB-1 DNA.
TGCTGAATTCGCTGCTGCTGCGCACCGGCGGCGAGATCGCCGCCCGCCTGGAGGCGGGGGAGACGGTGGCCTTTCACGGCGCCACCAACGGCCTTAACAGCTTTCTCGCCCTGACCGGGCTGGGAAGCCATCCGGCCATTCGGGTCTTCGACGGCGACGACAGCAAGGTGGGCCAGTTCCTTCCCGCCTGTCCCACGCCGATCCTCGGTTCCGGCGATCCGTCCTATCCCGGCCACGATGCCATCTATGTCTCGGCGGTGACGTTCCTGCCGGCCATCCGCCGCTTCGCCCAACAGGTTCACGGCCTGCCGGCGGAACGGCTGCTGCCTTTGGTGGGTTGAACCATGGCCCGGACCCTGAACACACTCACCGGCGGTTTTCCTCCCGGCGTCATTCCTCCGGTGGATCTGCACATGCACACCACCTGGACCGACGGCTCCGCCCCGGTGGCCGAGATGCATGCCCGCGCCGTGGCCGAGGGCCTGAAGACCATCCTGTTCAGCGAGCATGCCCGCAAGAGCAGCGCCGACTGGTTCCCCCGCTTCGCCGCCGAGGTGCGGGCCATATCGGACCAGCATTGCCGCGCCCTGGTGGGGGTGGAGTGCAAGGTCGAGGATTTCGACGGCGCCATCGACACGGTGCCGGCCATTCTGGCCGAATGCCATCTGGTGATGGCCAGCGTCCACCGTTTTCCCGGCGAAAGCGGCATCACCACCGGCACCACCGGGCACTATACCCCCGAGCAGGCGGTCGACATCGAATTCCGGCTGTCCATGGCAGCCATGGACAATCCGGCCGTGGACATTCTTGGCCATCCCTTCGGCATGAGTATCGCCCGCTTCAAGACCTCGCCGCCGTGGGAGCTGTTTCAGGCCCTGGTGGACAAGGCGGCGGCCACCGGGGTGGCGTTCGAGGTCAATGCCCGTTACCACCCCGATCCCTGGGCGCTGATCGAAGCTTGCCGTAAGGCCGGGGCTCCCCTATCCCTGGGGTCCAACGCCCATACCCCCGACGAAGTGGGATTGATCGGCCGCTTGTTGCAAAAGGAAATCCAGTGAAGAACATCCGTGTATTGGTGACCGGCGGCGGCAGCGGTGTCGGCCAGGGTATCATCAAGGCCCTGCGAATTTCGGGATTGCCGGTGACGGTGGTGTCGGGCGACATCGCCCCTCTCAATGCCGGTCTTTTTCTGGCGGACGAGGCCACGCTGATTCCGCGGGTGGAAGACGCCGATGCGCTGGAGCGCTTTGTCGTCCTGCTGTCGCAGGGCGGCTTCCACATGGTTATGATCGGCTCTGAATTCGATCTGGCCTTTTTCTCACGGCACCGCGACACCATCGAGGCGCGCACCGGCTGCAAGGTGATGGCTTCGCCGCTGTCCACGGTGGAGATGGCCAACGACAAGTGGCTGACCACCGAGTTCCTGCGGACCAACGGCCTGCCCCACGCCGCCGCCTGCCTGCCCGCCCATGCGGACGAGGCGGCCGCCTGGGCGGCGGCCAACGGCTATCCGGTGGTGCTGAAGAGCCGGACCGGCACGTCAAGCCGCAACGTCCATATCGTTAAGGACGAGGCGGATCTGCGCCGCCTGTTTTCCCTGGTGCCCAACCTGATGCTGCAGGCCTTTGCCGGCAGCGAGGGTGACGGCCTGGCCCACGAATACACCTGCGCGGTGTTCCGGGCCGCCGACGGCAGTCTGCTCGGCCCCCTGACCGCCCGGCGCACCTTGCGCGGCGGTTCGTCTTGGGTGGTCGAGGTGGGTGACTACCACTGGCTCCATCCCATGCTCCTGGCCATCGGGGAGCGGGTCCCCAGCCTGGGTTCGCTCAATGTGCAGCTCCGGGATGGCCCCGACGGTCCCATCCCCTTTGAACTGAACGCGCGCTTTTCCGGCACCACGGCGGTGCGGGCCCATTTCGGCTTCAACGAGCCGGCCTTCGCGCTGCGCAGCTACCTGCTGGGGGAAACCCTGGCGCCGCCCAGGATCGGGTCCGGTCTGGCCCTGCGTTATCTTGAGGAGGTCTTCCTCGACGGCGTTGCCGCCACCGAACTCGATCATGCCCTGCCCCGGGGAGTGGTTCGCGATTGGACATGATCGGAGTCACCGGTGCATCGGGACTGATCGGGCGCCATCTGCTGGCGCTGCTGGCTAGAAACGGCCACGCGGTGACCGCCACCTCGCGTCGCCGCCCGGAGGCGGACGTGGCGTGGCATCCGTCGGAATTGGCCGAGTGGCGCCATCCCGACCAGTTGGACGGGCTGTTCGCTCATGTGGATGCCGTGGTCCATCTGGGGGCGGCCCTGCCGGGGGCCGATGCCGCCGCCCTGATGGATGTCAATCTCCGCGCCACCTTGATCCTCGGCCAATGGGCCGCGTCGCGGGGCAAGCCGCTGGTCTTCCTGTCCAGCGGTTCCGTCTATGGCGAAACCGGTGGGCCGGTGGATGAGGACGCACCCATGAGCGCCCAGCCGTTGGGCGGGCTCTATGGTCTGAGCAAGCAACTGGCCGAACAGGCCCTTGCTCACCTTGCAGCCCAGGGCTTGCGGCGCACCGTCATCCGTCCCACGGCCGTCTATGGCTGGGGTATGCCCGTTGGCAAACTGGTGGCGGCATTCCTGGCGCGGGCCCGCGCCGGAGATGTTCTGGAGGTCGCGCCCCCAGCCGCCGACAGCGTCAATCTGGTCCATGCCTTCGACGTGGCGAGGGCGGTGGCGGCGGCCCTGGAGTCGGCGCAATACGGGGTCTTCAACGTGACCGGCCCGGCCCAGGTGTCCATGGGCGAACTGGCCCGCGCCTGCGTGCGGGTCGCCGGATCGGGATCCGTGCGGGAACCGGACGGCGAGGCAGGGCGGCCGCCTGTCGACCGTTTCCGACTGAAGGGCTCGCGCGCGGCCGCCGCTTTGGGTTACTCACCTCGGGTCGGGCTCGATGAGGGCCTGGGCCTCATGTTGCATCAAGCCTGCCTGCCCGAAGGGGGGCTCCCATGAAACGCTGGCAAGATACGCTGGTTTCTCCCACGACGCCGGTCTTGGACGCGATCAAGGCACTGGATCTTGGCGCCATGCAGATCGTGCTGGTGGTCGACGGGCAATCCCGTCTGCTCGGCACCATCACCGACGGAGATATCCGCCGTGGCCTTCTGCGCGGCCTGCCGCTGGAGTCTCCCGCCAGCGAAGTCATGAACCCCCGGTTCCACCATGGTCGGGTGGAAGACGAGGCCGGCGTCCTGCTGGCCACCATGCGCCGCCTGCAGATTTCCCAAATGCCGCTGCTCGACGGCGACGGCCGGGTGGTCGGCCTGAAGACGTTGGAGCAGATGCTGGCTCTGGACGGCTGCGACAACTGGGTGGTGCTGATGGCGGGTGGCGAGGGCCGTCGTCTGCGCCCTTTGACTCAGGATGTTCCCAAGCCGCTGCTTCCCGTGGGGCCGCGCCCCATCCTGGAGACCATTCTCAAGAACTTCATCGAGGCGGGCTTCAGGAACTTCTTCATCTCGGTGAACTACCGGGCTGAACAGGTGGAGAGTCATTTCGGCGACGGCTCGGCCCTTGGGGTCTCCATCCGGTATCTCCGCGAGGACCGACAGTTGGGAACCGCCGGTGCCCTGGGCCTGCTTCCCGGCACGCCGTCGGAGCCGCTGATCGTCATGAACGGCGATATCCTGACCACGGTCGACTTCAAGCAGCTCTTGGCCTTCCACCAGGAACACCGCGCCGCGGCCACCATGGCCGTGCGCGAATACCATTTCGAAGTGCCCTACGGGGTCGTCGAGGTGGAAGGGACCCGCCTCAAGGGGATCGAGGAAAAGCCGGTTGTGCGCAATTTCGTCAATGCCGGAATCTATGTCCTTAATCCAGAGGTGCTGAATCTGGTCAAACCGGGGCAGCCGCACAATATGCCGCAAATCTACCAGACTCTGATGGATGGCGGTCAGGATTGCGCCGTGTTTCCCATACGGGAATATTGGCTCGACATCGGCCGGCTAGACGATTTCGATCGGGCCAATCTGGATTTCCATGAGGTGTTCCGCTGAGGACCGCGCCGGGTGTGGATGGGACAAGCCCGGGTGCGCCCATCAAAGCCGTCTGGCGACGGAGCACCCCTCGTCGTGTCGTTGTTGACAAGGTCAGGTGATGAATATTCTCCTTATTACCACTCCGATTCGCGTCCGCCCGACGAATTTTCCGCCCATCGGTGCGTTGTCCCTGTTGAAGGCGGCCCGCAAGAACGGGTTCCCCTCCACCCAGTTCTACCATGTGGACGGCAACCGCCCGGATTACGGCGCAGTGCTGGAGCACTTGGAAAAGGTGCGGCCGGACGTGGTCGGGATCAGCGCGGTCGTCTCCACCGCCTACGCTTACACCAAGCGCCTGTGCGGCGACATCAAGCGTCTGTTGCCCGACACCCTGGTGGTGGTCGGCGGCAATCTCGCGGCATCGGCGGAAATTCTTCTGCGCAAAGCGGGCGCCGATCTGTGCTGTATCGGCGAGGGCGAGCGAGTTTTCGTGAACGTGCTGCGTCGCGCCGAAACCACGCATCGTCCGGCCGATTTCCTTGACATTCCCGGTCTCGCCCTGCTCGACGGCAATGGTCGGCTGCGGACGACCAGCTTTGAAGCTCCGCTCGGCCGCGATGAGATCTATGACTACGACATCGCCGATCTGGTTGCGGCCTGCGACGACATCGAGACCTATATCAATCCTCTGTTCATTGACGATGAGTGTCAGTCGTCGGAATTCAAGTTCGACCAGATGGCGTGGCAGCCGCATCGTCGCAACAAGAAGCTGGCCATCATCCCCGGGGCTAAGGGATGTGTCGCCCGTTGCACCTTCTGCCATCGGTTCGACAAGGGGATCCGTTATATCCCCGTCGATCGGATCATGCGTCAGATTGAAATTCTGGTGCGTGACCACGATGTGGGCTTCATTTCTTTCGGCGACGAGAATTTCGGCACCGACAAGCGCTGGCTGGCCGAATTGTGCGCCCGGCTGAAGCCGCTGGATCTGCTGTGGCGGGTGGGCGGCATGCGTGTCAACTGCGTGTCGCCTGAAATCATCGCCATGATGCAAGACGCCGGCTGCCGCTTCATCGCCTATGGGATGGAAACCGGCAGTCCCCGCATGTTGGAGGTGATGGAGAAGAAGACCACCATCGAAGACAACCGCAACGCCATCCGCTGGACCATCGAGGCGGGAATCGCCGCTCCGATCCAGATCGTCCTCGGCATGCCGGGCGAGACGTCTGAAACGGTGCAGGAGACCATCGAGTTCTGCAAACACGGTCAGACCTTCCGGCCGGAGCAGAACCCCAACGATCTCTCCATCAACTACGCCCAGGCTCTTCCCGGGACTCCCCTTTACGAGTTTGCGCGCTCGCGTGGGCATATCCCCCTCGATCTCGATGGAGAGGAGAGGTATCTCCTGTCCATTTCGGATCACGACGCCCACGACGAGGTGACCACGCTCAATCTGACCGACTATCCGGCGCTGATCTGCCAAAGCTGGCGGCCGCGAATGACGGTGGAGGTCAATTACGCCTATGTCGCCAAATTCGGGCTGGAGCACTATCACAAGGTGCTCCTGAACGACGCCAATTATTTTAAGAAGAAGCGGCGCGACGACGGCTATTTCGCTAATCCAAAGCGTCTGGTCGACACCTCTATGACGGTAGATTCCATGCATGGTTCCCGCGACGCCATGGAAGTGGAGGATGAAAACACGCTCCCATCACTATGGGGATTGCTGCGGCAAGGCAATCTTGGCCTGGCGATGATCTGTTACCCTATATTGTTCTATCGCCTCCGCCGACTGATCCCCCTGATGATTTTGGCCAAAAATGCCAAACGGGTGGGGCTGGATTGCGCCGTGCGGCAGCTTGCCGAAACCATGCGGTGGCTGCTGCGTCGGAACTGGCGGGGCGGTCCCTTCACCTATAAATCTCTGCGTAAGATCGTCAAGGACGATATCGGACCGATTCCCGGCGATCGGGACGGAATGGACGTTCTTCGTCAGGGCCGGTAAGGGCCCGGGAAGATGAGCGTGGATATGACCGGTTGTCACGAGGTGCCCTGTTGAGCGTTCTGGAGATATGGTTCGAACGCATGGGCGTCGGGCATCTGGTGTTCGGATTGTTGCGATATGGGTGGCGTGATCGGGTGTTCGTCTCGCCGGAGTGGAGTTCGTCCGCCGAAAGACTGGCGCAACTGATTGAGCGACTGACGGGGGTGGCCGTGGCGCGTGCCCGGCGCCCGCTGCAATTCGCCGGCCCGGTCCAGGGTGGACGAGCGTTGGTTTACGGGCAGGAGCGCGAGTTGCTGGAGGTTTCGGCCGCCTTCGCCGATTCCTGTCCGACTCCGCCCACCTGGTGTTGCGCGGAGGATTTTCGCCGGATTCTGGGGGCGTATTTCATCACCTTCAATCGCCACTCCGTCGCTTTCGCCTGCGGTGTCGCCGCCAGTCTGGAGGGACGCGCCGGGGTCAAGGCGATTTGTCATGTTGCCTTTCCCGTCGTCGGGCGATTCGCGGCAAGCCAGATGAACACGCGGGCATCACCGGATTTCCGGGTGAGCGCCTTTCCGACCCTGTCGGGTCTGATCGAATGCCTGCGCTTTCTTCCGGGCCATCCCCGCCATTGGTTCCGTCTTTTGGTCGGTCATCGCAATGAGGACTGCGCCGTGGATCCATTCGCTCGCGAGAACGGCGCCATCCTGGAACAGGCCTCCTGGCCGAGCATCAACAGTCACCCCGACGGCGGCCACCTGTATTGGGAGCCGGCCAGCGGGCTGGCCCCGGCCCAAGTGGTTCTGTATTGCGACCGCTCCGACACGCTGGCCGATGAGCGCCTGCGGCGCAAGGCGGCCGACAAGGGATGGGGCTGGATTGATGGCGCCAGTATTCTCGCCCATCTTGCCGATCCCGGCGGGGCCATCGCCGAGGCATTCACCCGGGCAAAAAGCCTGTTGCCGCGCAGACCGAATGTCGTGAGTTGGATGCACTGGGTGTTGGCCGTCTCCAACGGGGTGACCTTTCGGGCCTATGGCGATCTCATGCGGCGACACAATGTGGCCGCCATTCACCATTACGCGGATTTCGGCCCCGAGGCCGTGACGCTGCGCCTGGCGGCCAATCACTCCAATGCCATCGTGATTTGGGGGTTGTGGTCCGTATTGCCGTTCCTGATCGCCCGGCATTTCTGGGCTTGCGCCGATCTGATCCTTGCGTGGGGCGCCTATGACCGGGATTACTTTCCTGCGGCGGGGTTCGATTTCAAGGCGATCGCCCAGGTGGGGCCGGTGAGTTCGGACAGTATCGCCGATGGCGATACTGCCAGGGCCGCGGCGCTGCGTGCCGGATTGTCGCCGACAACACGCTTTGTCGTCGCCGCGTTCGATACTTCTCATCACCCTCTGGCCTACAATTCCGAAGCGCAACAGCTTTGCTTCATCGAAGCACTGGTCGATCTGATCGAGCGGCATGACGATTGGGCCCTGCTGCTCAAGCCCAAGAAGTCCGGGGACGACCGCTATGGAGCCGACCTTGGGCGACGCCTGAGGATTTTGGCGGATCAGGGGAGGTGCCTGATCACGGAACCCAGGGAAAAAGTGGGAGTCGTCGGCCTGGCCGCCGATCTGGTCGTCGGCTATCCCATCAATACCGCGGCGATACTGGCAAGCCTTCGCGGCCGTCCCCTGGTTCAACTGGATTTGGGCGGATTGGTGCTTGGGCCGTTGCGGGAGTCCGGCATTGCCGCCGGTCTGGTGCACACGACCGTCGACTCGTTTCACCAGGCGGTGGAGCGGGTGGCTGCCGGCGATTCCGGTATCGGCGATATCGGCGTGTGGCGCTCGTTGATCGACGCATTCGGCGACGGCGAGGGACCGCTGCGGGCCGGGAGGCTGATCGGCGACTATATCCGCCTGAGAGTCGAACACGGCCACGACAAGGCCCTGGCCCTGGCCGTGGAGCGGTATGCGGAGAGGGAGGGAAGCCACCGGGTCTGCCGCCCGGACGCTGTCGTCGAGGGGCTGTGGGAAGCCGAGCGTCGGCAATATCGGCAGGTGGCAGGGGAGGCGCGCTGATGTCCAACCGGATTCTTGCCCTGATCTGCGCCCGTGGCGGTTCCAAGGGGTTGCCGGGCAAGAATGTGCGGCCCCTGGCCGGGCGTCCCGTCATCGCCTGGTCGGTGGAGGCTGCCCTGGGATCGTCCCTGATCGATCGTGTGGTGGTCAGCACCGACGATCCCGCCATTGCCGAAGTCGCCCGTGCTGCCGGGGCCGAGGTGCCGTTTCTCCGGCCGGCGGAGCTGGCGTCCGACACGGCCAGTCTCTACGACGTGATCTTTCACGCCCTGGAAGCCTTGGACGAGGAGCCCAGCCATGTGGTGCTGCTGCAGGCTACGTCGCCGTTGCGCATCGCCGCCGACATCGACGGCTGTATCCGGTTATGCCTGGACCATGGCGCTCCGGCTGCCGCCTCCCTGTGCGAGCCCGGAAAAAGCCCATATTGGATGTTCCTCCTGGACCCCGACGGGACCGTTCGGCCGGTGATCCCCCACGACGCGTCGGGCGGCCGTCGTCAGGATCTTCCCGTGGCCTGGGCGCCTAACGGTGCCGTCTACGTCGCCGAGACCGCCTGGCTGCGGCGCGAGAGGAACTTCTGGAAAGCGGGCGTCACACTAGGTTATGTCATGCCTCTGGAACGCTCGGTCGACATCGACAGCCTATTGGATTTCCGCGTGGCCGAAATGTTGATGAGTGATCGTTTGGGGCCTAAGGCCGGCTGATCCACGCATCACACCAGGGTCCGGCCGACCCGACGCTTGCCCTTGGCGGCTCCATGCGCCACCCTCTCCCGGCGGCGGCACATCGTCTAAAACAGGATGTTTTCCCCATGTACGATATCCGGTTCTTCCGTGCCTCCAAAGAGATCAAGGACGACATCGTCGCCGGCCGCTACTCGGCCAAGGACGCCCCCGCTCTCGCCGCACGGCTGGACGCGGTCCGTGATCCGAAGCCCTTTGTCTTCAACATGGAGACCACCAATTACTGCAACATGACCTGCGTCATGTGCCCGCGCACCACCCTGATGGACCGCAAGAACATCTGGATCGACGATGCGGTGTTCGAGACGGTGCTCGATCAGGTCCGCACCCATTCCCAGACGGAGATCGAGGATTTCTGGAAGTATATCGAGACGACCTATCACGTCTCGTACCAGCAGCCCGACGAGAACGCCTTCTATTTCTATGTGGTATCGCGCTGCCTGATCCTGCACGGCTATGGCGAGCCTCTGCTGGACAAGAAGATTGTCGACCGGGTGCGCTCGTGCTCGAGCCGCAACATCCCCACCTATTTCTCCTGCGTTCCGGCCAATCTGACCGTGGAGCGCGCCCGGGAGGTGATGGAGGCCGGGTTGTCCGTGCTGAAATTCTCCATGGACGGCCTGTCCGACGAGATGCAGAAGCGTGTGCGCGGCAAGCGCAACAACTTCGACGAATCGTTTCAGACCATCCTGGACATCATCGAACTGAAGCGCGAGAAGGGCTATCAGACCCTGCTGGTTCCCACCATGATCGCCCTGTCCGAGGATGACGAGGCCAAGGCCATGCACCAGGAATTCCTGAAGCTGTGGGAAGGCCGCCCGGTCTTCGCCTATGTGAAGAGCCAGGACAATCGCTGGTACCACGAAGAGGACCAGGACCTGTCCAACCGTTCGCACTACCAGAGCCAGTATTGCGAATACCCGTGGACCTCGCTCACCGTCATGGCCGATGGCTCGGTGGTGCCCTGCACCCAGGACTACAATGTGGAAATGGTGCTGGGCAATGTGCGCGAGCAGAGCCTGGAAGAGATCTGGAACGGCAAGCCTTATGCCGATCTGCGGCGCTGGCACGTGGAGGGCACCTTCCCCGACGGCCATAAATGTTCCGGCCGCTGCGACCAGAAGAAAGTTTGCGGGTATCTGAAGGCATGAGCGGATTGGACGGAAAAGTCGTTGCCGTCGTCGGCGGCCTGGGCCTGATCGGGCGAGGCCTGGTGGAGGGAATCGCTGCTGCCGGCGCGCGCGTGGTGGTGGCCAGCCGCAGTGCCGCAGCGCCCGGCGCCCTGGCGGTTTTCGACCATTTGCCCGAGGAGCACCGGGTGCGCATCCACGCGGTGGCGGTGGATGTCTGCGACCCGGCCTCGGTGGAGGCCATGCTGTCGGCCGTTGCCGGGCAATGGTCCCGGTTGGACGGGCTGGTCAACTGCGCCTATCCCCAGCAGGACGCCTTCGGCACCCGCTTCGAGGATGTGGACTACACCACCTTCCGCGACAACGTGTCGCGCCATCTGGGCGCCTTCTTCCTGGTCAGCCAGAAGGTGCTGGCTCTGTTCGCGGCCCAGGGCGGCGGCAATCTGGTGCAATTCTCCTCGGTCTACGGGATGATGAACCCGCGTTTCGACATCTATGACGGCACGGCCATGACCAAGGAGATCGAATACAGCGTCGCCAAGGCGGGGCTGATTCACATGACCTCGTATCTGGCCAAGTACTTCAAGGGGAAGGGAATCCGGGTGAACTGCATCAGCCCCGGCGGAGTGTTCAACAACCAGGACCCCGCTTTTCTGGCGCGCTACAACGCCCATTGCAACGCCAAGGGCATGATGGATCCCGCCGATCTGGTCGGGGCCGCAGTGTTCTTGCTGTCCGATGCCTCCGCCATGGTTAATGGCCAGAACATCGTCGTCGACGACGGATTCTCGCTATGAGCCGGGCCGTCGCCATCATTCCCGCCCGGGGTGGTTCCAAGGGTATCCTGCGCAAGAACCTGCGTGAAGTGGGCGGCGCGCCGCTGGTGGTCCACACCATCCGCCAGGCCCTGGAGTCAAGTTCGGTCGACCGGGTCTATGTCAGCACCGACGATACGGAAATCCGCGACGTGTCCCAGGCCGCCGGCGCTCATGTCATCCACCGGCCCGTCGACATTTCCGGCGATACGATCAGTTCCGAGGCGGTGATCCACCACGCTCTGCCGGTGATGCGCCAGGAGGGCGACTTCGATCTGGTGGTGTTCCTGCAGGCCACAGCTCCGCTGCGGGCCAAGGGCGATATCGACGGCGCGGTGGCGACCCTGGTGCGCGAGGAGGCCGATTCCCTGCTGTCGGTGTCGCGCTCCCACCGCTTTCTCTGGCGCCAGGGCACCCAGGGACCCGAAGCCATCAATTACGATCCCGCCCACCGCCCCCGCCGCCAGGACCTGGAAGCCCAGTTCGTGGAGAACGGCTCGATCTACGTGTTCAAGCCGTGGGTGCTGGAACGCTATGACAATCGCCTGGGCGGGCGCATCGCCCTTTACGAGATGACCGCCAGCGCGGCCTTCGACATCGACGACGAAATCGACCTGGCGGTCATCGACCTGCTGATGACCCGCCGCTTTGGATGAGCCGATCCACATGATCATCGACAAGAATATCGCCAAGTATCTGGTCTTTTCCGAAGACACGCTTAAGAACGCGCTGGTGAAGATCAACGACAACAAGGAACGTGTGGTTTTCGCCGTGGACGAGACCGGGCGGCTTGAGGGCGTGCTGACCGACGGCGACGTGCGCCGCTGGCTGGTCGCCGCCGATCCGGTGGATCTCGGCATCGCGGCGGGCAAGGTGGCCAACGGCGACTTCCGCTCTGCCCGTCTGGGCGGAGACCGCCACGCCATCGAAGCCATGCTGGATTCCCGAATCAATTTCGTGCCCCTGGTGGACGATTATGGCCATCTGGTGGGCGTGGCCCGCGCCCGGCGTCCGGTCATGGATATCGGCGGCTTCCGGCTGGAGGAGAGTTCGCCGGCCTTCGTCATCGCCGAGATCGGCAACAACCACCAGGGCAGCCTGGACATGGCCATGCGTCTGATCGACGAGGCGGCCGGTGCCGGGGCCCATTGCGCCAAGTTCCAGATGCGCGATCTGGCCAGCCTGTATGCCAATGCCGGTGACCATACCGATGCGTCCGAGGATTTGGGCTCGCAATACACCCTGGACCTGCTGTCGCGCTTTTCGCTGAAGACCGAGGACCTGTTCAAGGCCTTCGACCATTGCAAGGTCAAGGGGCTGATTCCGCTGTGCACGCCGTGGGACCTGGCAAGCGTCGAGGCGCTGGAGCGCTACGGCATCGCCGCCTATAAGGCGGCCTCGGCCGACCTGACCAATCACCAGCTGCTGGCCGCCATCGCCGACACCGGGCGGCCGCTGCTGCTGTCCACCGGCATGTCGGTGGAATCCGAGATCATCGAGGCGGTGGAGGTGCTGCGTCAGCACGGCGCCCAATACGTCCTGCTCCATTGCAATTCCACCTATCCGGCTCCGTTCAAGGACATCAACCTGGCCTACATGGACCGCCTCAAATCCATCGGCGAATGTCTGGTGGGCTATTCCGGCCACGAGCGCGGCTTCGCCGTGGTGCTGGCGGCGGTGGCCCGCGGCGCCAAGGTGGTGGAGAAGCACTTCACCCTGGACAAGTCTCTGGAAGGCAACGACCACAAGGTCAG
It encodes the following:
- a CDS encoding PHP domain-containing protein; translation: MARTLNTLTGGFPPGVIPPVDLHMHTTWTDGSAPVAEMHARAVAEGLKTILFSEHARKSSADWFPRFAAEVRAISDQHCRALVGVECKVEDFDGAIDTVPAILAECHLVMASVHRFPGESGITTGTTGHYTPEQAVDIEFRLSMAAMDNPAVDILGHPFGMSIARFKTSPPWELFQALVDKAAATGVAFEVNARYHPDPWALIEACRKAGAPLSLGSNAHTPDEVGLIGRLLQKEIQ
- a CDS encoding carbamoyl phosphate synthase-like protein, with translation MKNIRVLVTGGGSGVGQGIIKALRISGLPVTVVSGDIAPLNAGLFLADEATLIPRVEDADALERFVVLLSQGGFHMVMIGSEFDLAFFSRHRDTIEARTGCKVMASPLSTVEMANDKWLTTEFLRTNGLPHAAACLPAHADEAAAWAAANGYPVVLKSRTGTSSRNVHIVKDEADLRRLFSLVPNLMLQAFAGSEGDGLAHEYTCAVFRAADGSLLGPLTARRTLRGGSSWVVEVGDYHWLHPMLLAIGERVPSLGSLNVQLRDGPDGPIPFELNARFSGTTAVRAHFGFNEPAFALRSYLLGETLAPPRIGSGLALRYLEEVFLDGVAATELDHALPRGVVRDWT
- a CDS encoding NAD-dependent epimerase/dehydratase family protein; protein product: MIGVTGASGLIGRHLLALLARNGHAVTATSRRRPEADVAWHPSELAEWRHPDQLDGLFAHVDAVVHLGAALPGADAAALMDVNLRATLILGQWAASRGKPLVFLSSGSVYGETGGPVDEDAPMSAQPLGGLYGLSKQLAEQALAHLAAQGLRRTVIRPTAVYGWGMPVGKLVAAFLARARAGDVLEVAPPAADSVNLVHAFDVARAVAAALESAQYGVFNVTGPAQVSMGELARACVRVAGSGSVREPDGEAGRPPVDRFRLKGSRAAAALGYSPRVGLDEGLGLMLHQACLPEGGLP
- a CDS encoding nucleotidyltransferase family protein, with product MKRWQDTLVSPTTPVLDAIKALDLGAMQIVLVVDGQSRLLGTITDGDIRRGLLRGLPLESPASEVMNPRFHHGRVEDEAGVLLATMRRLQISQMPLLDGDGRVVGLKTLEQMLALDGCDNWVVLMAGGEGRRLRPLTQDVPKPLLPVGPRPILETILKNFIEAGFRNFFISVNYRAEQVESHFGDGSALGVSIRYLREDRQLGTAGALGLLPGTPSEPLIVMNGDILTTVDFKQLLAFHQEHRAAATMAVREYHFEVPYGVVEVEGTRLKGIEEKPVVRNFVNAGIYVLNPEVLNLVKPGQPHNMPQIYQTLMDGGQDCAVFPIREYWLDIGRLDDFDRANLDFHEVFR
- a CDS encoding B12-binding domain-containing radical SAM protein, whose amino-acid sequence is MNILLITTPIRVRPTNFPPIGALSLLKAARKNGFPSTQFYHVDGNRPDYGAVLEHLEKVRPDVVGISAVVSTAYAYTKRLCGDIKRLLPDTLVVVGGNLAASAEILLRKAGADLCCIGEGERVFVNVLRRAETTHRPADFLDIPGLALLDGNGRLRTTSFEAPLGRDEIYDYDIADLVAACDDIETYINPLFIDDECQSSEFKFDQMAWQPHRRNKKLAIIPGAKGCVARCTFCHRFDKGIRYIPVDRIMRQIEILVRDHDVGFISFGDENFGTDKRWLAELCARLKPLDLLWRVGGMRVNCVSPEIIAMMQDAGCRFIAYGMETGSPRMLEVMEKKTTIEDNRNAIRWTIEAGIAAPIQIVLGMPGETSETVQETIEFCKHGQTFRPEQNPNDLSINYAQALPGTPLYEFARSRGHIPLDLDGEERYLLSISDHDAHDEVTTLNLTDYPALICQSWRPRMTVEVNYAYVAKFGLEHYHKVLLNDANYFKKKRRDDGYFANPKRLVDTSMTVDSMHGSRDAMEVEDENTLPSLWGLLRQGNLGLAMICYPILFYRLRRLIPLMILAKNAKRVGLDCAVRQLAETMRWLLRRNWRGGPFTYKSLRKIVKDDIGPIPGDRDGMDVLRQGR
- a CDS encoding cytidylyltransferase domain-containing protein, with the translated sequence MSNRILALICARGGSKGLPGKNVRPLAGRPVIAWSVEAALGSSLIDRVVVSTDDPAIAEVARAAGAEVPFLRPAELASDTASLYDVIFHALEALDEEPSHVVLLQATSPLRIAADIDGCIRLCLDHGAPAAASLCEPGKSPYWMFLLDPDGTVRPVIPHDASGGRRQDLPVAWAPNGAVYVAETAWLRRERNFWKAGVTLGYVMPLERSVDIDSLLDFRVAEMLMSDRLGPKAG
- a CDS encoding radical SAM/SPASM domain-containing protein, which translates into the protein MYDIRFFRASKEIKDDIVAGRYSAKDAPALAARLDAVRDPKPFVFNMETTNYCNMTCVMCPRTTLMDRKNIWIDDAVFETVLDQVRTHSQTEIEDFWKYIETTYHVSYQQPDENAFYFYVVSRCLILHGYGEPLLDKKIVDRVRSCSSRNIPTYFSCVPANLTVERAREVMEAGLSVLKFSMDGLSDEMQKRVRGKRNNFDESFQTILDIIELKREKGYQTLLVPTMIALSEDDEAKAMHQEFLKLWEGRPVFAYVKSQDNRWYHEEDQDLSNRSHYQSQYCEYPWTSLTVMADGSVVPCTQDYNVEMVLGNVREQSLEEIWNGKPYADLRRWHVEGTFPDGHKCSGRCDQKKVCGYLKA
- a CDS encoding oxidoreductase; translation: MSGLDGKVVAVVGGLGLIGRGLVEGIAAAGARVVVASRSAAAPGALAVFDHLPEEHRVRIHAVAVDVCDPASVEAMLSAVAGQWSRLDGLVNCAYPQQDAFGTRFEDVDYTTFRDNVSRHLGAFFLVSQKVLALFAAQGGGNLVQFSSVYGMMNPRFDIYDGTAMTKEIEYSVAKAGLIHMTSYLAKYFKGKGIRVNCISPGGVFNNQDPAFLARYNAHCNAKGMMDPADLVGAAVFLLSDASAMVNGQNIVVDDGFSL